TTGAAGCAACAAAGCAAATAAGGGGGCGCTATCCGCATATTAAGATACTAATCTTAACTACTTTCAATGATGAGGAGTATGCAATTAAGGCTTTCCGAGAAGGAGCAAATGGGTTTTTGCTGAAAAACGCTGATAGTGCTGCCCTTATTAACAGCATTAAAAGCTGTCTTGCTGGGGGCATGAGCATACATGCGGACGTTGCAGCAAAGGTCATGCCTAAGCTGCTGAAGGAAACGAGACCCTATATGCAGACAGACCTAATTGATACCCTTACAGAAAGAGAAATAGAAGTCGTTAAGCATGTCGGACTTGGGAAAACCAATAAAGAAATAGCAGGAAATATGTTTTTGTCTGTCGGTACGGTAAAGAATCATCTTACACAAATCCTGCAGAAGCTTGAACTAAGGGATAGAACACAATTGGCTATCTTTGCTGTGAAAAATGACCTTATATAGCCATAGTTTTGGTTTAACAGAACTAAAAATGTTATGATGATTTAGTGTGTTACATAAATGTTGAAGAGGTGTTTATATGTACAGAAAAACAGAAGATTTTATTGCAGACTGGACTGCTTCTGCTCACGGAACAGTACAAGTATTAGAGTCACTTACAGATGAGAAGCTAGGTCAGGCAATAGTTGAGGGTCACAGCACACTTGGCTGGCTTGGCTGGCATTTAGCTACAAGTCCTGCTTTTTTTGCAGGAGTTGCCGGTATTAAGGTAAGACCTGCTACAGATAAAAAAGCAGAAAATATCACTGCAGCTGAAATAGTACAAGCTTACAAAACGATTGCAGCTGATATCGCTGAAGCTGCAAAGTCTTTAACAGATGAAACACTTAGCGAAACAGTCGACCAGTTTGGAAAACCGATGACAAAAGGTTCTGTTCTTGGATTGCTGATTCAACATCAAGTTCATCACAGAGGACAAATGACGGTTCTGCTTCGTCAAGCTGGCCTGCCTGTTCCAGGTGTACTTGGACCAACAAAGGAAATGCAGGCAAAAGGCTAAATCAGCCTAAAAAACGTCTCTATATAATAGGGACGTTTTTTTATGGAGAAAAAAATGACTTAAGTCACTTAGTAAGCAGCACATAAAATGACCTTTAGGTATAGGAAAAAACTTGTAAAAACATTATGCTGTCATTAGAAAGGATGATGACAATGCTTGAAGTGATTGATT
This DNA window, taken from Niallia sp. Man26, encodes the following:
- a CDS encoding response regulator transcription factor, with translation MINVMIAEDQAIVRNGLKMIIEQDADILVAAEAENGKEALCLLETVPAIDLILMDVRMPVMDGLEATKQIRGRYPHIKILILTTFNDEEYAIKAFREGANGFLLKNADSAALINSIKSCLAGGMSIHADVAAKVMPKLLKETRPYMQTDLIDTLTEREIEVVKHVGLGKTNKEIAGNMFLSVGTVKNHLTQILQKLELRDRTQLAIFAVKNDLI
- a CDS encoding DinB family protein; translated protein: MYRKTEDFIADWTASAHGTVQVLESLTDEKLGQAIVEGHSTLGWLGWHLATSPAFFAGVAGIKVRPATDKKAENITAAEIVQAYKTIAADIAEAAKSLTDETLSETVDQFGKPMTKGSVLGLLIQHQVHHRGQMTVLLRQAGLPVPGVLGPTKEMQAKG